A stretch of Aerococcaceae bacterium zg-252 DNA encodes these proteins:
- a CDS encoding bifunctional folylpolyglutamate synthase/dihydrofolate synthase translates to MATQFSTIEEALAWLHGQKNLIHRGSLDKIKMALAFLGNPHKNLKTIHISGTNGKGSVTAYLKQLFLAHGMSVGAFTSPHIMRFNERITFNHEEISDETLMRLMSQVALMNDYMEQTEYGRLVYFELYTVLMFLYFQEKQPDICLIEVGIGGLLDCTNVIESSDVVITTVGLDHIDKLGSTYAEIATQKAGIIYPHSDVYVGELPESALLAVESVCHEKGATLHHLPKEQPYQLVSESLVEGTSFKIADNFYTIHLLGRHQVHNAALARMVFVNWMQKNCQKLDETKVRHALAATKWLARMEKMSDNPLVYIDGAHNEAGIKALIQVIQTHFENQSVSILYAGLQTKNQVEHLALLQSMPLEQLVLTTFDHYQAMTEVQFAEIYQDSNVPTRFESDWYSVLQSRNNTIWIVTGSLYFVSEVRQKFIG, encoded by the coding sequence ATGGCGACTCAATTTTCAACGATTGAAGAGGCATTAGCTTGGCTGCATGGTCAGAAGAATCTGATACATCGTGGGAGTTTGGATAAAATTAAAATGGCACTGGCTTTTTTAGGGAATCCACATAAAAATTTAAAGACGATTCACATCTCTGGAACGAATGGCAAAGGCTCCGTGACGGCGTACTTAAAACAATTATTTTTAGCACATGGTATGTCAGTGGGTGCTTTTACTTCGCCACATATTATGCGTTTTAATGAGCGAATTACGTTTAATCATGAAGAAATTAGTGATGAAACATTAATGCGTTTGATGAGTCAAGTAGCATTAATGAATGACTATATGGAACAGACGGAATACGGTCGTTTAGTTTATTTTGAATTATATACCGTCTTGATGTTTTTATACTTTCAAGAAAAACAGCCGGATATTTGCTTGATTGAAGTAGGAATCGGTGGCTTGTTGGACTGTACTAATGTTATCGAGTCGTCTGATGTGGTGATTACGACTGTAGGTTTAGACCATATTGATAAATTAGGTTCAACTTATGCCGAGATTGCTACGCAAAAAGCTGGTATTATTTATCCACATTCCGATGTTTATGTAGGAGAATTGCCAGAATCAGCCTTACTAGCAGTGGAATCTGTCTGCCATGAAAAGGGGGCCACATTACATCATTTGCCAAAGGAACAACCGTATCAACTAGTATCGGAATCATTAGTTGAGGGCACATCGTTTAAGATTGCTGATAATTTTTATACTATTCATTTATTAGGACGTCATCAAGTACATAATGCTGCATTGGCACGAATGGTATTTGTCAATTGGATGCAAAAGAATTGTCAAAAATTAGATGAAACGAAAGTGCGTCATGCATTAGCAGCGACCAAGTGGCTAGCTCGTATGGAGAAGATGAGCGACAATCCACTTGTTTATATTGATGGTGCTCATAATGAAGCAGGGATTAAGGCACTTATACAAGTAATTCAAACACATTTTGAAAATCAGTCGGTTTCAATATTGTATGCTGGTTTGCAAACGAAAAATCAAGTAGAACATTTAGCTTTATTGCAATCTATGCCACTTGAACAATTAGTGTTGACTACTTTTGACCATTATCAAGCAATGACAGAAGTGCAGTTTGCTGAGATATATCAAGATAGTAATGTGCCAACACGATTTGAATCGGATTGGTATTCTGTCTTACAATCTCGGAATAATACAATCTGGATTGTGACTGGTTCTCTGTACTTTGTATCCGAAGTACGTCAAAAATTTATAGGATAA
- the murB gene encoding UDP-N-acetylmuramate dehydrogenase gives MVYTNLIELFPTIKIEFNQPLSKYTYTKTGGPADAVAFPATIEELQALCTWVKENQVPLTVLGNASNLIVRDGGIRGLVLILTEMNHIEVTEDSVYAQSGAALIQVSRMAANHHLTGLEFACGIPGSIGGAVYMNAGAYGGEVVDVIESVDILTADGTIRTVDNSACEFSYRHSHFQETDDIILGVTFKLSKGNLAEIEEQMAYLTELRESKQPLEYPSCGSVFKRPEGYFTGKLIQDAGLQGYRIGGAEVSKKHAGFIVNIDNATATDYVQLIAFIQDEIWNRNQVRLETEVRIIGEEA, from the coding sequence ATGGTATATACAAACTTAATCGAGCTTTTTCCAACAATAAAAATAGAATTTAATCAGCCACTATCTAAATATACTTATACAAAGACTGGTGGACCTGCTGATGCCGTTGCTTTTCCGGCAACGATTGAAGAACTTCAAGCATTATGCACTTGGGTAAAAGAAAATCAAGTACCTTTGACTGTTTTAGGTAATGCTAGTAATTTAATTGTTCGTGACGGTGGCATTCGTGGTTTAGTGCTTATTTTAACGGAAATGAATCACATTGAAGTGACGGAAGATAGCGTATATGCACAGAGTGGTGCTGCGTTGATTCAAGTGAGTCGTATGGCAGCGAATCACCATTTGACTGGGCTAGAATTTGCTTGTGGTATCCCAGGTAGTATTGGTGGGGCTGTCTATATGAATGCTGGTGCCTATGGTGGTGAAGTTGTGGACGTGATTGAATCGGTTGATATTTTAACGGCAGACGGTACAATTCGAACTGTCGATAATTCAGCATGTGAATTTAGTTACCGCCATAGTCATTTCCAAGAGACAGATGATATTATTTTAGGAGTGACTTTTAAGTTATCAAAAGGTAATTTAGCTGAAATTGAAGAGCAAATGGCTTATTTAACAGAGTTGCGAGAAAGTAAGCAGCCATTAGAATATCCGTCATGTGGTAGTGTCTTTAAGCGTCCAGAGGGGTATTTTACTGGTAAATTAATTCAAGATGCTGGCTTACAGGGCTATCGCATTGGTGGGGCAGAAGTTTCAAAAAAACATGCTGGCTTTATTGTAAATATCGATAATGCAACTGCAACGGATTATGTTCAATTAATTGCCTTTATTCAAGATGAAATTTGGAATCGTAATCAAGTTCGTCTTGAAACAGAAGTGCGTATTATTGGTGAGGAAGCATAA
- a CDS encoding translation repressor RelB yields MGMVSLRLNSVEEELFRSYAIHTGKTLSELFKSALLEQIENQLDYETGIQALNKFHDNPVTHSIDDLIEELENEL; encoded by the coding sequence ATGGGAATGGTATCGTTAAGACTTAACAGTGTAGAAGAAGAATTATTTAGAAGTTACGCAATACATACAGGAAAAACCTTATCAGAACTGTTTAAAAGTGCACTATTGGAACAAATAGAAAACCAACTAGACTATGAAACAGGCATACAAGCCTTAAATAAATTTCACGATAACCCTGTAACACATTCGATAGATGATCTTATTGAGGAACTAGAAAATGAGTTATAA
- a CDS encoding GNAT family N-acetyltransferase → MNQEIEAIVRLAEPQDARAIIGLCQQVGSETPYLTFGPKGLDLSVEQEATQIRRYQQSENSLLIVAEVDDQLVGMANLTAFNEEKQQHVAEIGICLIREYWGYGLAKMMMEMLLDFAEHSAIKVITLEVVQENVAAVGLYQSFGFEIVGKLSKRLCHECEYFDSYVMEKRIG, encoded by the coding sequence ATGAATCAAGAAATTGAAGCAATTGTTCGGTTAGCAGAACCACAAGATGCACGAGCAATTATTGGGCTATGTCAGCAAGTGGGAAGTGAGACGCCTTATTTGACTTTTGGGCCAAAAGGATTAGATTTGTCAGTTGAGCAAGAAGCTACTCAAATTCGTCGCTATCAACAATCGGAAAATAGCTTATTAATTGTAGCTGAAGTAGACGACCAATTAGTAGGTATGGCAAATTTAACTGCGTTTAATGAGGAAAAACAGCAACATGTTGCTGAAATTGGAATTTGTTTAATTCGGGAATATTGGGGCTACGGTTTGGCGAAAATGATGATGGAAATGTTACTGGATTTCGCAGAACATTCTGCTATTAAGGTGATTACATTGGAAGTTGTACAAGAAAATGTTGCAGCCGTTGGATTGTATCAATCTTTTGGCTTTGAAATTGTAGGTAAATTATCCAAACGATTATGTCATGAATGTGAATATTTCGATTCGTATGTTATGGAGAAACGTATCGGATAG
- the tsaE gene encoding tRNA (adenosine(37)-N6)-threonylcarbamoyltransferase complex ATPase subunit type 1 TsaE, which translates to MEQFYIKSLAETQFCAQLLAKSVPSNMVILLDGLLGSGKTTFTQAFGKQLGIQRAIKSPTYMIVKEYPHATGRLVHIDAYRLEDGGADTIDFASYLTEDTIIVIEWAQFLEDYLPKNRLKIQFIPQEETDARLIVAQVEGDYANEYQEVLMRWRELMNESRN; encoded by the coding sequence ATGGAGCAATTTTATATTAAATCGTTAGCAGAAACACAATTTTGCGCCCAGTTACTAGCAAAAAGTGTACCATCTAACATGGTCATATTATTGGACGGGCTATTGGGAAGTGGAAAAACGACATTTACACAAGCATTTGGTAAACAATTAGGTATCCAACGTGCAATTAAAAGTCCAACCTATATGATTGTTAAGGAATATCCCCATGCGACAGGACGTTTAGTTCATATTGACGCATACCGTCTTGAAGATGGTGGTGCAGATACCATTGATTTTGCAAGTTATTTGACTGAAGATACGATTATTGTGATTGAATGGGCACAATTTTTAGAAGATTATTTACCAAAAAATCGATTGAAAATTCAATTTATCCCACAAGAAGAAACGGACGCACGACTAATTGTCGCACAAGTTGAGGGTGATTATGCGAATGAGTATCAGGAAGTATTGATGAGGTGGAGGGAGTTAATGAATGAATCAAGAAATTGA
- a CDS encoding DUF4430 domain-containing protein, translated as MKKIAKLLSLPVLTIVLAACGQFNSSTPETTTTVAPETTTMAPATTTEAQVSTPNDMTTTVAGDEMTTTSADNSAAEGTDSTVAKEDVMFKIYVNGEEKASLVAKEAVGKSILEAMESIDGFDFNFDKEQGIITEISGTENDYDNMKTWVYLLNGEYAEYGVVSQTLSEGDVVAWYFGTTDELPVNIYQ; from the coding sequence ATGAAAAAAATCGCAAAATTATTATCATTACCTGTTTTAACAATTGTTTTAGCTGCATGTGGACAATTTAATTCTTCTACTCCTGAAACAACGACAACTGTTGCACCTGAAACAACTACTATGGCTCCTGCGACAACTACGGAAGCTCAAGTTAGTACACCTAACGATATGACAACTACTGTTGCTGGAGATGAAATGACAACTACTAGTGCTGATAACAGTGCAGCAGAGGGTACTGATTCAACAGTTGCTAAAGAAGATGTAATGTTCAAAATTTATGTTAACGGCGAAGAAAAAGCATCACTTGTTGCTAAAGAAGCTGTTGGTAAATCAATTTTAGAAGCTATGGAAAGCATTGACGGCTTTGACTTCAATTTTGATAAAGAACAAGGTATCATTACTGAAATCTCAGGAACAGAAAATGATTATGACAACATGAAAACTTGGGTATATTTATTAAATGGTGAATATGCTGAATACGGTGTTGTTTCTCAAACATTATCTGAGGGTGATGTAGTAGCATGGTACTTCGGTACAACTGATGAATTACCAGTTAACATCTATCAATAA
- a CDS encoding DNA-directed RNA polymerase subunit omega: MMLYPSIDKLIEKVPSKYGLIILASKRAHDMRVNHDYLLDNYESEKAVGKALEEVIAEKLMPKE, from the coding sequence ATGATGTTATACCCGTCAATTGATAAATTAATCGAAAAAGTACCGTCAAAATACGGTTTAATCATTTTAGCAAGCAAACGTGCGCATGATATGCGTGTGAATCATGACTATTTATTAGATAACTATGAATCTGAAAAAGCAGTAGGGAAAGCATTAGAAGAAGTTATCGCTGAAAAATTAATGCCCAAGGAATAA
- a CDS encoding LCP family protein — MRRREYRRRSKKRGGCLKFFLLILFVILLIAGGLLFKLYRDAKSLSQNVFTEKPQTQQVIRDTSAKVSEIKPISILLLGIDTGEFGRIEQGRSDVIMVATLNPKTKQTTLVSIPRDSYTKIIGHDTEDKINHAYAFGGKAMAVNTVQALLDIPIDYTFSINMQGFEDIVDAVGGITITPTSTFTQDGYEFNEGQPVQMNGAMALAYTRNRADAEGDYGRQERQRQLLQAIAQAALSLNLVAKYQEILQTLNGNLSTDMPFAEMIKIMQKYGDALQSLNTIQLSGTGELRDDIYYEMLDKTQLSEVITQLKAQLELNE; from the coding sequence ATGAGAAGAAGAGAATATCGGCGACGTTCCAAAAAACGAGGGGGCTGTTTAAAGTTTTTCTTATTGATATTATTCGTTATTCTTTTAATCGCGGGTGGCTTATTATTTAAGCTTTATCGAGATGCAAAGAGTCTTTCACAGAATGTGTTTACTGAAAAACCACAAACACAACAAGTGATACGTGATACTTCAGCGAAAGTATCGGAAATTAAGCCGATTTCAATTCTATTATTAGGAATTGATACTGGTGAATTTGGTCGAATTGAGCAAGGTCGTTCAGATGTGATAATGGTGGCGACGCTTAATCCTAAGACCAAACAAACTACATTAGTGAGTATCCCTCGTGATAGCTATACAAAAATTATTGGCCATGATACGGAAGACAAGATTAATCATGCGTATGCATTTGGTGGAAAAGCAATGGCAGTGAATACCGTTCAAGCCTTACTCGATATTCCAATCGATTATACTTTTTCAATTAATATGCAAGGATTTGAAGATATTGTCGATGCAGTAGGGGGTATCACTATTACACCGACATCGACCTTTACACAAGACGGTTACGAATTCAATGAAGGACAACCAGTTCAAATGAACGGTGCAATGGCATTAGCCTATACACGAAATCGTGCAGATGCAGAAGGTGATTATGGTCGCCAAGAGCGTCAAAGACAATTATTACAAGCAATTGCACAAGCTGCATTGAGTTTGAATTTAGTAGCAAAATATCAAGAGATATTACAGACATTGAACGGAAATTTATCAACGGATATGCCATTTGCTGAGATGATTAAAATAATGCAAAAATATGGCGATGCGTTGCAATCGTTAAATACGATTCAACTTTCAGGGACTGGTGAATTACGAGATGATATTTACTATGAAATGTTAGATAAAACTCAATTGAGCGAGGTTATTACACAATTAAAAGCACAATTAGAACTGAATGAATAA
- the proC gene encoding pyrroline-5-carboxylate reductase, whose protein sequence is MKVGFIGVGNMGSALCKSIALNDDIELFISNYSLEKAERLLTQLHHPNAYLMDNAQIVAQSDCVFIGLKPNLILDELARLTKVANPNITWVSMAAGIDLMQLTEVTNQQAVIRIMPNTPVEIGFGMTTYVANNYVTHSKMNAFKQLMTRTGTIIELPEAQIDAATAIAGCGPAYVYQMIEALSDAGVKIGLPRALAQRLATQTLIGSAQMVEQTAQHPAALKDAVTSPGGSTIAGVTALEANGFRHATIEAVVKAFERTQQLKEEKRG, encoded by the coding sequence ATGAAAGTCGGATTTATCGGAGTTGGAAATATGGGGAGTGCTCTTTGTAAGAGTATTGCCTTAAACGATGATATTGAGCTATTTATCAGTAATTATTCTTTAGAAAAAGCAGAACGATTATTGACGCAGCTTCATCATCCTAATGCTTACCTTATGGATAATGCTCAAATCGTGGCTCAATCAGATTGTGTATTTATAGGATTGAAACCAAATTTGATACTTGATGAATTAGCACGATTAACTAAAGTTGCGAATCCCAACATTACATGGGTGTCAATGGCAGCTGGCATTGACTTAATGCAGTTGACCGAGGTGACAAACCAGCAAGCAGTTATTCGCATTATGCCTAATACACCGGTGGAAATTGGTTTCGGCATGACGACATATGTAGCTAATAACTATGTTACCCATTCTAAGATGAATGCTTTTAAACAATTGATGACACGGACTGGAACGATAATCGAGTTGCCTGAAGCGCAAATTGATGCTGCTACGGCTATTGCTGGTTGTGGGCCAGCCTATGTCTATCAAATGATTGAGGCATTAAGTGATGCCGGTGTTAAAATTGGTTTGCCACGTGCTTTAGCTCAGCGACTAGCAACGCAAACCTTAATCGGTTCAGCCCAAATGGTAGAACAAACGGCTCAACACCCAGCTGCATTGAAAGATGCAGTAACTTCTCCAGGTGGGAGTACGATTGCTGGTGTGACGGCTTTAGAGGCGAATGGGTTTCGCCATGCTACAATTGAAGCGGTGGTAAAAGCATTTGAACGAACGCAACAATTAAAAGAAGAGAAAAGAGGTTAA
- the gdhA gene encoding NADP-specific glutamate dehydrogenase, which produces MTLAYISRVYEELERRLPHELEYLQAVKEFLDAVEPVIEAHPEYEKEAVLERLIEPERIISFRVPWVDDAGNVQVNRGYRVQFNSLNGPYKGGLRFHPSVNQSILKFLGFEQIFKNILTGLPIGGGKGGSDFDPKGKSDEEVMRFCQSFMTELSRHIGADVDVPAGDIGVGAREIGYLYGQYKRLQLPTAGVLTGKPIPAGGSKGRAEATGYGLVYFLNEMLAEAGEVLKGKRVIISGSGNVAYFAARKVEEFGGVVVSLSDSNHAVVAENGINLDIIKQLKVDGRERISRYAEFDATATIIEGSIWDTDIQADVALPCATQNEINHVQAERLAKNGVKFVAEGANMPSDSQAIEVYRQHAIHYGPGKAANAGGVAVSALEMSQNSMRLSWDAERVDEELQQIMKNIFAQCIKARDTYDLGVDYGKAADIASFEQVVTLLLLHGVI; this is translated from the coding sequence ATGACATTAGCGTATATTTCACGTGTTTATGAAGAATTAGAAAGACGTTTACCACATGAATTAGAATATTTACAAGCAGTAAAAGAATTTTTAGATGCTGTGGAACCTGTGATTGAAGCACACCCAGAGTATGAAAAAGAGGCAGTATTAGAGCGCCTAATTGAGCCAGAAAGAATCATTTCTTTTAGAGTTCCATGGGTAGATGATGCAGGAAATGTACAAGTAAACCGTGGATATCGTGTACAATTCAATTCGTTAAATGGCCCTTATAAAGGTGGTTTACGTTTTCACCCGTCGGTTAACCAAAGTATTTTGAAATTTTTAGGGTTTGAACAAATCTTTAAAAATATATTAACTGGATTACCAATTGGTGGTGGTAAAGGCGGTTCTGATTTTGACCCTAAAGGAAAATCAGACGAAGAAGTGATGCGTTTTTGCCAAAGTTTTATGACAGAATTGAGTCGCCATATTGGTGCTGATGTCGATGTTCCCGCAGGTGATATTGGGGTAGGAGCACGTGAGATTGGTTATTTATATGGTCAATACAAACGTCTGCAATTACCGACTGCGGGTGTCTTAACTGGTAAGCCTATTCCAGCCGGTGGTTCAAAAGGTCGTGCTGAAGCGACAGGTTATGGATTAGTTTATTTCTTAAATGAAATGCTAGCTGAAGCTGGTGAAGTATTAAAAGGTAAAAGAGTAATTATCTCAGGTTCAGGTAATGTTGCTTATTTTGCAGCTCGTAAGGTCGAAGAATTTGGTGGGGTTGTTGTTTCTTTAAGTGACTCTAATCATGCTGTTGTTGCTGAAAATGGTATTAATTTAGATATTATTAAGCAATTGAAAGTTGACGGTCGTGAACGAATTAGTCGTTATGCAGAATTTGATGCCACAGCGACAATTATCGAAGGTTCAATTTGGGATACAGACATTCAAGCAGATGTTGCTCTACCATGTGCAACACAAAATGAAATTAACCACGTCCAAGCAGAACGTTTAGCTAAAAATGGTGTGAAATTTGTTGCTGAGGGAGCAAATATGCCAAGTGACTCTCAAGCGATTGAAGTGTATCGTCAACATGCAATTCATTATGGACCAGGTAAAGCTGCCAATGCTGGTGGAGTTGCTGTTTCAGCCTTGGAAATGAGCCAAAATTCAATGCGTTTAAGCTGGGATGCTGAACGTGTTGACGAAGAATTACAACAAATTATGAAAAATATATTTGCACAATGTATTAAAGCTCGTGATACTTATGATTTAGGTGTGGATTATGGAAAAGCAGCAGACATCGCATCATTTGAACAAGTAGTAACATTGTTATTATTACATGGTGTTATCTAA
- a CDS encoding DUF1275 domain-containing protein, with translation MQKKLDFILKFWILLLTLSAGFLNASVFLTYGVVVTHHTGTSTQVGINIIHKTSDSIVLLVGLLFAYILGAMLSGYVFHSEEFGPKKRYGLTLIYLSLGLFLVKWFHFTDHFFLWYASFMMGTQNGMFVFYRGMVIRTSHMTGNLTDIGLTLGRWIRGNDRRYRNKFTFLLANWVSFVIGCMSASFAVQIIGSSAFYLASLISGFAGFYYFLLYHLLKRHINSILDIPNNR, from the coding sequence ATGCAAAAAAAATTAGATTTTATTTTGAAGTTTTGGATTCTTTTGTTAACCTTGTCGGCTGGCTTTTTAAATGCATCAGTGTTTTTAACTTATGGAGTGGTCGTAACGCATCATACTGGCACAAGTACGCAAGTAGGTATTAATATTATTCACAAAACATCAGATTCGATTGTATTGTTAGTAGGGTTATTATTCGCTTATATTTTAGGTGCTATGCTGAGTGGTTATGTATTTCATAGTGAAGAATTTGGACCTAAAAAACGTTACGGTTTAACATTAATTTATTTAAGTCTAGGTTTATTTTTAGTGAAATGGTTTCATTTTACTGATCATTTCTTTTTATGGTATGCCAGTTTTATGATGGGGACACAAAATGGTATGTTCGTATTTTATCGTGGAATGGTCATACGTACATCGCATATGACAGGCAATCTAACAGATATTGGGTTAACATTAGGTCGTTGGATACGTGGAAATGACCGACGCTATCGGAACAAATTCACATTTTTATTGGCGAATTGGGTATCTTTTGTTATCGGCTGTATGAGTGCTTCTTTTGCAGTCCAAATTATAGGTAGTAGTGCCTTTTATTTAGCATCTCTTATTTCAGGTTTTGCTGGTTTTTATTACTTTTTATTGTATCATCTATTAAAGCGACATATTAACTCAATACTTGACATTCCAAATAATCGGTAG
- a CDS encoding GNAT family N-acetyltransferase: MKLTLRKPNLSDKEELIAYRNAFGETPNGIDGTSFLTSYDSIEEWLHFLEILEQEETAPDNLVPAHQYVLVDDNQRILGMINLRLKLNDYLAQYGGHVGYSILPNVRGLGFGSQQLALLLPIARQLGMEKLLITASETNGASQKVIENNGGVFEQSVQFLEENDVLYRYWLTLEP; this comes from the coding sequence ATGAAGTTAACACTAAGAAAACCTAATTTATCCGATAAAGAAGAGTTAATCGCTTATCGTAATGCATTCGGTGAGACGCCAAACGGTATTGACGGAACATCGTTTTTAACGAGTTATGATTCAATAGAGGAATGGCTGCATTTTTTAGAGATACTGGAGCAGGAAGAAACAGCACCGGATAATTTAGTGCCTGCTCATCAATATGTGTTAGTTGACGACAATCAACGAATATTAGGCATGATTAATTTGCGTTTGAAGTTGAATGATTATTTGGCTCAATATGGGGGTCATGTAGGTTATTCTATATTACCAAATGTGAGAGGACTAGGATTTGGTTCGCAACAGCTTGCCTTATTATTACCAATCGCTCGACAATTAGGTATGGAAAAATTATTGATTACTGCTAGCGAAACGAATGGCGCTTCTCAAAAAGTGATTGAAAATAATGGTGGGGTATTTGAACAATCGGTTCAATTTCTTGAAGAAAATGATGTACTGTATCGTTATTGGTTGACATTGGAGCCATAG
- a CDS encoding alpha-glucosidase produces the protein MEQHWWQNVVVYQVYPRSFQDSNGDGIGDLQGIISRLDYLEKLGIGAIWLSPVYASPNRDNGYDISDYLAIMTEFGTMADMERLISEAKKRNIEIIMDLVVNHSSDQHAWFVEARKSKDNPYRDYYIWRDAVDGKEPNELQAAWNESAWQWDEVTGQYYFHLFSKEQPDLNWDNPRLRQEVYDMMNQWVDKGIGGFRMDVIDLIGKIPDESITVNGPKLHDYLQEMHREVLAGHDLMTVGETWSADVERAKLYSNPERKELSMIFQFEHIMLDQAGSEKWDLAPLSIPKLKIALSRYQTELGNDGWNSLFWNNHDTPRIVSRWGNDKEWRERSAKLFAILLHTMKGTPYIYQGEEIGMTNRPIESIDQADDIESINFYHDALSRGISHDQAIRSINAKGRDNARTPMQWDSTPHAGFTNGKPWLAVNENYVEINVESALDNPDSIFYTYQRLIQLRKNHSIVTWGEYKLLDTVDNVFAFERLFEDEVWVTVANISADNQGIDLSGYQWHETLISNINSRSEFNGILQLAPYEAFCIRVTR, from the coding sequence ATGGAACAACATTGGTGGCAAAATGTCGTGGTATATCAAGTATATCCACGCAGTTTTCAAGATTCAAATGGTGACGGCATCGGTGATTTACAAGGGATTATTTCACGCTTAGATTATTTAGAAAAGCTAGGTATTGGTGCGATTTGGCTCAGTCCAGTTTATGCATCGCCCAATCGGGATAATGGTTATGATATTAGTGATTATTTAGCGATTATGACTGAATTTGGAACAATGGCAGATATGGAGCGATTAATTTCAGAAGCTAAAAAACGCAATATTGAGATTATTATGGATTTAGTTGTGAATCATTCGAGTGACCAACATGCGTGGTTTGTTGAGGCGAGAAAATCAAAAGACAATCCGTATCGTGATTATTATATTTGGCGTGATGCAGTTGACGGTAAGGAACCGAATGAGTTGCAGGCGGCATGGAATGAAAGTGCATGGCAATGGGATGAAGTAACAGGACAATATTATTTCCATTTGTTTAGTAAAGAGCAACCAGATTTGAACTGGGATAATCCTCGTTTACGACAAGAAGTGTACGATATGATGAATCAATGGGTCGATAAGGGAATTGGTGGTTTCCGTATGGATGTGATTGATTTAATTGGGAAAATACCAGATGAATCGATTACGGTTAATGGCCCTAAGTTACATGATTATTTACAAGAAATGCATCGAGAAGTATTGGCAGGTCATGATTTGATGACGGTTGGAGAGACATGGAGTGCTGATGTTGAAAGAGCGAAATTGTACTCTAATCCGGAACGTAAGGAATTGTCGATGATTTTCCAATTTGAGCATATCATGCTTGACCAAGCAGGTAGTGAAAAATGGGATTTAGCACCTTTAAGCATTCCAAAGCTGAAAATAGCATTGAGTCGTTATCAAACAGAATTAGGTAATGACGGCTGGAATAGTTTATTCTGGAATAATCATGATACGCCTCGTATTGTCAGTCGTTGGGGAAATGATAAAGAGTGGCGTGAACGTAGTGCCAAATTATTTGCGATTTTATTACATACGATGAAAGGTACACCCTATATTTATCAAGGAGAAGAAATTGGAATGACTAATCGTCCGATTGAATCGATTGACCAAGCGGATGATATTGAATCTATTAATTTTTATCATGATGCGTTAAGTCGTGGGATTTCTCATGACCAAGCGATACGTTCAATCAATGCTAAGGGACGTGATAATGCTCGTACGCCTATGCAATGGGATTCGACACCACATGCAGGGTTTACTAATGGGAAGCCATGGTTGGCAGTCAATGAAAATTATGTCGAAATTAATGTTGAATCAGCATTAGATAATCCAGATTCTATTTTTTATACTTATCAACGCTTAATTCAGTTGCGTAAAAATCATTCAATTGTCACTTGGGGTGAATACAAATTATTGGATACGGTTGATAATGTGTTTGCGTTTGAACGTTTGTTTGAAGATGAGGTGTGGGTGACCGTTGCTAATATTAGTGCTGACAATCAAGGGATTGATTTATCCGGTTATCAGTGGCATGAAACCTTAATCTCGAATATCAACAGTCGCAGCGAATTTAATGGTATTTTACAGTTAGCACCTTATGAAGCCTTTTGTATTCGAGTAACACGATAA